The Mytilus galloprovincialis chromosome 4, xbMytGall1.hap1.1, whole genome shotgun sequence genome contains a region encoding:
- the LOC143072197 gene encoding uncharacterized protein LOC143072197 has translation MTDVLDGPLGSMKKRSDPHVSELQAKLRERKKLGLTHDLSDSDVLEDNDDGDSEDDILNQYRIESSSHRRTDRPSSATRRSPVSTGAYDSGISLGDTLRPGQGNRFMKSQRKSDMPSIASPKQSPKDKQSLLSDSMSYEQKEAIIMNRKTPTKDLQQRQSPVDTSKPWQPPSYRKVSATPEDDIGDSATSGLMRGRKTPQDPLLESISETPSPRYRKQSPNSDKKMPSMPGLDRKSPGLDRKSPGLDRKSPGLDRRSPGLDRKSPGLDRRSPGLDRKSPGLDRRSPSTDRKSPKALNLDDPLMSVKGASPRPKLKTDVFGSSSAMDATLDEEPTPKPRKSRFSSAGQKNQTESERLFGRKTPTESDRTTGRKTPTEKDRFGGRKTPTEKDRFTGRKTPTFGKKSEKEENEKTKEKSERKQEPSLMDFLTGDVTEKETQKKGKSKLFDDDDDSDEEEQRKQKVKPRRPRHEVQKEEEPEVDSFQALLAKKSYQKGRKPQADESSVCEEYEFEPGLKKTTDLHMEQSQSLRSYNKQRSDKQQAEDAIDMVAGQQRTQQMKPIERPDSSKKTTTSSKIVKPKPRHSLPGTPTPSLTLSETDFNDTKSLREAIFNDWKTQRLNSARQKQSEEKKKKEEEEKKKRQDLANKKLENEAAYRTWKEQREPVIKDKMKEKHREEKKKKLEEEEKLKKKKDAEKEFKKWKELNDEKLVEQQKEKKRAERRKEEEEKRKQRERVKDNESALRVWKEKKEDVIKEKTKEEKDKMKQTKRYMDEEKRRQEEEARQKYEKWLSRKDKQKVVDRKIRYTSTESIEERPAWSPASRTIPQGR, from the exons ATGACTGATGTACTTGATGGCCCTTTGGGGTCCATGAAAAAGAGATCTGATCCCCATGTATCAGAACTGCAGGCCAAACTACGAGAGAGAAAAAAGCTAGGCCTGACCCATGATTTGAGTGATAGTGATGTCCTAGAGGACAATGATGATGGAGATAGTGAAGATG ATATTCTGAACCAATATAGAATAGAGTCCAGTAGCCACAGGAGAACTGATCGTCCTAGTTCAGCAACAAGGAGGTCACCTGTATCAACTGGTGCCTATGATAGTGGAATATCATTAGGTGACACACTAAGGCCAGGACAGGGTAACAGATTCATGAAATCTCAACGTAAATCAGACATGCCATCAATTGCTTCACCAAAACAGTCTCCTAAAGATAAACAAAGTCTGCTCTCTGACAGTATGTCATATGAACAGAAAGAGGCTATCATCATGAATAGAAAAACTCCAACTAAAGATCTACAGCA AAGACAGAGCCCTGTTGACACTTCCAAACCATGGCAGCCTCCATCATACAGAAAAGTTAGTGCTACACCAGAAGATGACATAGGTGACAGTGCAACTTCAG GATTAATGAGAGGAAGAAAAACTCCACAAGATCCACTACTAGAATCTATCAGTGAGACACCATCTCCTAGGTATAGGAAACAGAGTCCAAATTCTGACAAAAAAATGCCTTCCATGCCAGGATTGGACAGGAAAAGTCCTGGCCTAGACAGAAAAAGTCCTGGTTTAGACAGGAAAAGTCCTGGTTTAGATAGAAGAAGTCCTGGTTTAGATAGAAAAAGTCCTGGTTTAGATAGAAGAAGTCCTGGTTTAGATAGAAAAAGTCCTGGTTTAGATAGAAGAAGTCCTAGCACAGATAGAAAATCACCCAA GGCATTGAACTTAGATGATCCTTTGATGTCAGTAAAGGGTGCCTCGCCAAGACCAAAACTGAAGACAGATGTTTTTGGAAGCTCCTCAGCTATGGATGCTACCCTAGATGAAGAGCCTACGCCAAAACCAAGAAAGTCAAGATTTTCTAGTGCaggacaaaaaaatcaaactgaaAGTGAAAGACTTTTTGGTAGGAAAACTCCAACTGAGAGTGATAGAACAACTGGGAGAAAAACACCCACAGAAAAAGATAGATTTGGTGGTCGGAAAACACCGACAGAAAAAGATAGATTTACCGGTCGGAAAACACCAACATTTGGCAAAAAGTCggaaaaagaagaaaatgaaaaaactaaagaaaaaagtGAAAGAAAACAGGAACCAAGTTTAATGGACTTTTTAACTGGTGATGTTACTGAAAAGGAAACACAGAAAAAAGGAAAAAGTAAACtttttgatgatgatgatgatagtGATGAGGaagaacaaagaaaacaaaaggtAAAACCTAGACGACCTCGACATGAAGTTCAAAAGGAGGAGGAGCCAGAGGTCGACAGTTTTCAAGCTCTTTTAGCGAAGAAAAGTTATCAAAAAGGAAGGAAACCACAAGCAGATGAAAGTTCTGTTTGCGAAGAATATGAATTTGAACCTGGTCTGAAAAAAACTACTGATTTGCATATGGAACAGAGCCAATCACTCAG GTCATACAACAAACAGAGGTCAGACAAACAGCAAGCTGAAGATGCAATAGATATGGTGGCAGGACAACAAAGAACTCAACAAATGAAACCAATAGAACGCCCAGATAGTTCTAAAAA AACAACCACAAGCAGTAAAATTGTGAAGCCAAAACCTCGACATTCCCTACCAGGTACCCCTACTCCTTCTTTAACCCTGTCTGAGACAGACTTTAATGATACAAAATCTCTGAGGGAAGCTATCTTTAATGACTGGAAAACCCAAAGATTGAATTCTGCTAGACAAAaacaatctgaagaaaaaaagaaaaaagaagaagaggAAAAGAAAAAGAGACAG gaTTTAGCAAACAAAAAATTAGAGAATGAGGCAGCATATAGAACTTGGAAAGAACAGAGAGAACCAGTAATCAAAGataaaatgaaggaaaaacatagagaagaaaagaaaaagaaattggaAGAAgaggaaaaattaaagaaaaagaaagatgCAGAAAAG gaattcAAGAAATGGAAAGAATTAAATGATGAAAAGTTAGTTGAACAGCAGAAAGAAAAGAAACGAGCTgaaagaagaaaagaagaagaagaaaaaagaaagcaAAGAGAACGAGTAAAAGATAATGAAAGTGCTCTCAGAGTCTG GAAAGAGAAGAAAGAAGACGTTATTAAGGAAAAAACCAAAGaagaaaaagataaaatgaaaCAAACTAAGAGATATATGGATGAAGAAAAACGAAGACAGGAAGAAGAAGCCAGACAAAAATATGAGAAATGGCTGTCACGAAAG gacAAACAGAAAGTTGTTGATAGGAAGATAAGGTACACTTCTACAGAAAGTATTGAAGAAAGACCAGCTTGGAGTCCAGCTAGTAGAACAATTCCTCAGGGTCGATGA